The following are encoded together in the Aerococcus mictus genome:
- a CDS encoding GNAT family N-acetyltransferase, which translates to MSNQYQICEVTLREGYIPELLAIWEASVRASHDFLSEAAIEAIKAELPGALLAVDDLVVVKAHTGQIAGFMGMAAENLEMLFLHPSYWGQGLGRTLLEEGIASYGISQLTVNEQNPKAVGFYQEMGFVPYRRTALDTEGRPYPLLYMHYQKEAEGSEE; encoded by the coding sequence ATGTCAAATCAATATCAAATCTGTGAAGTGACACTTAGGGAGGGCTATATTCCAGAGCTCCTGGCGATTTGGGAGGCGTCGGTAAGAGCCAGTCATGACTTTCTCTCGGAAGCTGCCATCGAGGCCATTAAAGCAGAGCTGCCAGGCGCTTTACTAGCGGTTGACGACTTAGTGGTGGTCAAGGCCCATACGGGACAAATTGCTGGCTTTATGGGAATGGCTGCCGAAAACCTGGAGATGCTCTTTCTTCATCCGAGTTATTGGGGCCAAGGCCTGGGCCGGACCTTGCTTGAGGAGGGGATCGCCTCCTATGGGATTAGTCAGCTCACCGTGAATGAACAGAACCCCAAAGCGGTTGGTTTTTATCAAGAGATGGGCTTTGTCCCTTATCGTCGGACTGCCTTGGATACCGAGGGCAGGCCCTATCCTTTGCTTTATATGCACTACCAAAAGGAAGCTGAGGGAAGTGAAGAATGA